In a single window of the Nicotiana tomentosiformis chromosome 8, ASM39032v3, whole genome shotgun sequence genome:
- the LOC138897294 gene encoding uncharacterized protein translates to MKGVMRFGKKGKLSPRCIGPFEIHEKIGEVAYKLALPPMKGVMRFYVSMLWKYYGDLSHVLDFSTVQLDKDLTYIEESTTILERQVQKLRSKNIALVKVQWRGHPAEEAT, encoded by the coding sequence atgaagggtgtgatgaggtttgggaagaagggcaagttgagccctaggtgtatcggaccttttgagatccaTGAGAAGATTGGTgaggtagcctacaagcttgcattgccacctatgaagggtgtgatgaggttctatgtttctatgctctggaagtattatggtgatctgtctcatgttttagacttcagcacagtccaattggacaaggatttgacttatattgaggagtcGACGACTATCTTGGAGAGACAGGtccagaagttgagatcaaagaacattgctttagtgaaggttcaatggaggggtcatccggccgAGGAGGCGACCTag